In Conger conger chromosome 9, fConCon1.1, whole genome shotgun sequence, the genomic stretch TAACTACTCATTGAAGAAATTTCCCCCGGGGAGTGGCTCTTAAGAGGGCCAAGCATTATCTTTTATCGACCGATTATAGTCCGAGGTGTGGCAATTGTTGCTGACAAGTCGCATTACAGACTTCAGATGGCTTCTTACTGTAAGCATTGGGACTTTCCTTTTAGGTCAGCATGAGAAGGAAGGGAGAAATATTGCCATGAATGGGCAAGATTAAAACCCACATCCTGAGCTagccagaggaggatggggtTCCCCCTTGAGTCTGGTTCCTCCTAAGGTTTCTTACAGTGGCAAAGAAAGGTTCTTCCCAACTACCACCAGGGAGTTTTCCCTGGCCACTATTGCCCTGGGCTTGCTCTTGTGGGGGCCAGGGTTTTCTGTTAAGTGTGTTGAAGACAATTGTTCAACAATTTTTATGGAGATTTGACATTTAGAATACTTCCAACAGATTTGAGAAGATTCAACCTCTAATGGTGTTACGAATAGgcagacacaaaacaaataaatctgtAAAAAATTGCAAATGGAAAGAAtcttaaatcaataaaatacaattgcgactcatgtttgtttttttaatcattcaGACTTTATTTTTGGGTTCATTTCTGCCGTTCACAAGGGATTTGCAAATCATGGGAATAAATAATTTAGTGCCCTATGTACTATGGTGACAGATGATGCAGGGACAGGTAATCAGTGGAGGGGTGTGAGGAGAAGGGCAAtaggggtgtgggtggtgaaAGGGTACGCCAATGGGCCAGCGCGGCCCTGAATGATTCGCTACAGCATCCTCGGAGAAGCAATACTTGAGATCACAGACCTCTTTGTGTACAGGAGAGGATAATGATGGTTATGGATGGACATTTAACAGTGAGACATTGTCATTCCTGGAGAGGTATGTACATCAGGTTATCCTGTAGATAACAGGAAGTGTTGAAACAATATTAGCATGCTATTTACATAACCCTGGGTGAATGGGCTGTACggatttgtatttgtcttggtactgtagttcctgaagttgtagATGCCTTGGTATGGGCAGAGTTGATGAGACCTTAATAGATTGTGTACATAACTCGACATGGCTAGACCCTATTGCTTACTCTTTAAGTTTTAAACACAAACGGTTTGTTCGACCAGTGGTTCTTAAACTGAGGGTTGGGTGATGGGAGGGGTAGAGATGGGTTGAGAAATGTGGCATGAAGAAATCACGCAAGAATACAATATACTTTCTACTGACATTCAAGCCAGTCAAGAGAGAACACTGCATCCTTTTACATGCACAGCATTCCTAAGAGTGCACATGCAATTGTACAGACAGGTACATAATCATTCTGTGACTGCCTATCTCTAgcatgcccccccaccccctacttGAATAATCAACATTATGTTACAACACATTGTTCTATAGAAAGCCTGGTTCTAGCATTTACCGTTTTTGGTAACTGTGAAACTCAAATCCAGTTTGAAAATTCGGAATTTAACCCTTTTCATTTACTTCTTTCGGACACTTTTACTTCCAGTCAACACCTTCAGTTCTGAACTCACAAAAAAAGGGAGAGGTACAACAGTAAGGTTACATATATGTCCATTTACTGACTTGGAACAGGAAAGACAAACAATATCAAGATATGAATAGTTAATTTACACAAAGCCCCTGGATACACCACAGGTGTATGATGCTGAGGCTGGACCAGGCGTGCACATGCATTCCTGCAGGAGATTATGGCCCTTTGCTCAGTGGTGCTGCGTCCCAGTTAAGGATGCCTCCTTCACcagcttttctttttgtttttggatttcctgGAGTCGCTTATACTGGAGAGAGACGACAAAAATGTCAGCATTTGAGTAACACAGCAAAGATGCAACAGCAAATCAATGTAACACGGTAGATACTACGCATTCAATTCATTTGGCTATAGAGGACAAAGCGTCTCAATACTTAAGTAATGCCAGGCAAACGTGGCCAATCCTATCAGCTGCTCTAAGGCAAACAATCAATATTCAATTTTAAGTCTTGTGGATCACTTTTACCCCGTTTGTGCACCCTATTTTTCACCGTTTTGGTGAAACTGTCACAATTCTCCGTGCCACAAGACCTCTTCTTATTGGGACATCTCAAATTAACTTACCGTCTTCTGGCGGTGCATGCATTCATAAAAGTCATCAAATTCAAGCTTGCACTCCTGTCGTGCGCGGGCCAGACCGATGCCACTGGAACACTCAATCCACTCCTTCTCAAAGGCGTGGCAGCGTGCAGCTTGCTTAAAGGGCTGTTTTCCGCTCTGGGCCAACAGCCAACGGTCCAGATTCAGACCAAACCTCGAATGCAAGTCGATAAATGGCATGATGCTAGGGAGAaaagcaaaatgtaatttaagacAATATGGCGACAGCTCTAGATACATTCAAGTTattcaataattatttatatagcTAGAAACCTATCCATTTCAATATGAATGTTTTTACATTGAACAGCTTTCAGGGCAACAGCTCGAACACTTAAGTTGATGAAATGCAGCAGAATCGTTTAACATAAATTAACGTGGCGATTTCGTTCCAGCTCTACAAATCGCTGCCATATCGAACTACGTCTTTCTTTTCAATCtacataatgtcaaatatctGCAGCAACCGTCACGTGATATTCACTGCAAAATTAAGGCGACATCGTCAGGCTAATTCCGCCAGATAACTAAGACGCAATGTAGTCGCAAAAACTGGAAACTCTAAACTACCACATAAAGGTTACcacaaaatcaaaacaatgaCGGATTTAAACAGCTAaattagctagccagctagcttaaCTGGCTAGATATCTGGTTCGCTAGttcaatatataatatatcataATAAAAGTAGCTAGAGTAGCAACTAATACATAGTCTTGATTCCTTTCTAACAAGCTATCACAGGTAAATGATTTAaggttggctagctagctatctatcaCAGCATAACCAGTAGCTAGCGAACTAGCTACACTATGACAGTCTTGCTACGCACAAACTTGCAATCTAGATAACGATAAGATTCAGGATAATCAGCATGCTAAAAAAACTGGTTGAGAAGTGAGGCAGTTTGATAAGTGCGACTATCCGAAATATTACTCGCTGGTAATACTACTATTTTCGACCATTATCATATTATTTACCTTGTAATATCCGCAGGCAATCACTTTAACCTTCTCTGGGTCCCCTTTGCTTTACGGTTAGCTAATCCATCGACTGCCGTTCACCAATTTGCGGGTTGCGCTTGCGACGTGTCGTAAACGAACATCTTGTTTTATTAACTTGGCAGAAACTCTACTGCTGCCACCTACAGTAGtggctgtaaatgtaatgcagatTTCCGGGTGAATTCATCTATACAAAGCATGCACTTTATAAACTTATACtttaatttacaataaaaacataattcctTAAAAAATTGCGTGCATGTCAAATTCTTCAAATACCTACTCAATTCTGCAAAGGTGAGGAGTTCACACATAAATTGGCAGATGGTATACCTGTATGaaaagtatattattattatgatgatgatgatgacgatgatgataattattattattatatcccAATCAGAGCTTTACAAACTTGGTGTGTGCAGGGTCTGATGTCATTGAATATCTTTAAAGCATTTGTTAAAtgcaaaaaatgcaaataatggcAGATGACAGAGACAAATCCAATTTATAAGTTGCAAAATTAGTCGGTAGGCTTTTGAAAGGAATAGGTCACATGTAAAATCTCAGAAACATAGCATGTGCATAATATAcgctcagtcagcactttattaggtatttattttttattttttagtcttttgccactgtagcctatccacttagaggtttgacatgtgtgttcagagatgcataccactgttgtaatgcatggttatttacgttactgtcacgtTCTGGGTCAGCTTCGACAGCTGgcttttctcctctgacctctctcattagaaACGcattttgcccgcagaactgccgctttttagtttttccacaccattctctgcaaacactagagactatTGTGTATGAGAATCCccggaaatcagcagtttctgagatactcaaaccaccctgtctggcaccaacaatcatggtcgtggatgggtcttccaacatgacaatgacccaaaacatacggccaaggcaacaaaggagtggctcaaaaagaagcatattaaggttgtggagtggcctagccagtctccagacctaaatcccatcaaaaatctgtggagggagctgaagcttcgagttgctaattgacagcctcggaaccttaaggatttggagaggatctgcaaagaggagtgcaaggcaccaaccagctcatcaggagcattttgggagttaggtgtcttgctcagggacacctcagcacacccagggtgggatcgaacctgcaactgCCTActggcagacgactgctcttacctcctgagccaatgtcgccactTTATATTATACACAGACagatcactgcacacacacacacacacacacacacagaaagagatgGACATACAAGAGGTATATGTTGGTGCAATAGaacaatgcatttatttcccAGCAACCTCCACATTCtcccccacagtccaaagtGCACCACCATACATAGGCAGATACAAAATGGTGCTGGagatatacatttatatatttatagtcTTATATtgctatttatatatttataattctTCCATCCACAgttgatttgtttttctttttttgcagtagtttGCTTGGTACATTCATGTAGATTCTCACAAgcagaaagaaacaaaactgaATCACATAAAAAAGCACTGTCCAGTCACATGAACAGACCAGACTAATCAATATCCGATCACTCCACCGGACGACTGCCTTTTCCACAATCACTCGAACTGTGAATCTTCTGCAGTGAGGAAAACCAAAGCAAATGCCAGCCACAAAAGGGAGACAAGTACAAAttgtgataaaaaataaataataccagCAATGTTAATTGTTTTCAAGTTAAAGTGCACAAGTGCCCAAGCCTCACTTTCCCAGCTTACAGTGAGACAGCCAGCCAGATTAACACTGATCCTACACACAGATGGGTGTATGACGAGCCCAAACACAGCAGATCTACAGTAAGCTCCCTCATACGCCTCGCTGTCTCTGTCTGGAGAACACAGCACGCTCACGCATTGACTGCAATGTTGTGGCAGCTTCGCATTGATGTTGTAAGTTAAGTATTTGAAGGGAAATAAGTCCCTCATTCCGGTGCCATGAAACTTGAGGAagactgaaagatgatattttgCCCTGTTTCCTGCTGCTTTTATGTgtttaatgtaatgtgcaaTCTGGAAGCCTGTCCCACCACACCCAGCCCCACCATCTCCCAGCCCCACCACACCCAGGGGGGATGATGCCTCCCAGCCCAGGCTCTGTCCAGACACACATTCagctgacagacaggcagacagacatccATGCAGACACCGTGACAGACCAGCAAGCCAGtgggtcagacagacagacagcccatCAGAAATCAGTGAGCTTGTGAATAAGCACAGTCCGAGAGGCCACAGACCACGGACCATTCAAGCAGCGCGGTCTGCTAGGCAAGTCTTGGTAATCCCTCATCGACCACTGAAGTTCTTCCTCTATGTGCGTGAGGTTCGCAGGCAGGGCCACCTTCAGCCCCGTCTCCGTGTAAACAACCTCAGTCAGCGCGAAAGACCTACACAtacgcaagcacacacgcacatacacacccacacacattcatgcagacacatgcacacggcATATAACAATTGTCAAGGGTGGTCAGttataaatagaaaaaaaaaaactatttagtACAAATGTGAAGAGTCGTGGACTCCCACACAGATAAAAACATTGccatccacacacagccagcactCAAGCTCAGACACCTACTTGTACACCCTCTCAGAATCTTTTAAACTGAGTGTGCTTGGTGAAGCCTCATTAGCAGTCCCTTGGTTAGATTTTTGCTGTATTTCTTGTTGTactttctgttttgtttagttttttttaaagagcaaaAAGGTGGTTTCCGCACCAAGAAGTAAACAAAGAGTTGATTCTCAAAGAGGTAGAACCTGAAAATGCtttgtaaacacacagacaaaagtaCAGATGGGGTGTCTGAATGTacaataaaagttttttttttgtgtggaaatgataaaataaaagctgaaaatgcaTTCGTAACACATATAAAAGTCTGAGGCGAGAATAATAGAAAAAATACATTGGGATTGTGCAACACTGAGCGTCCCGCCCTCACACGTAGAGGATCATGTTGTCGGAACAGTGCAGGCCGTCGGACGGGTACGAGGCTCGGCAGGTCGgctggggcgggggaggggggcggcagCTTTTGGGGTGCGGGGAGTCGCAGTCGTCGGACGTGAGCTCGGCGATGTCATCCGACTGGGTGTCGGACATCTCCAGGTCGCTGCGGATGCTCTCCGGCTGGGCCAGCGTGACGTCACGGAGCCCCTCCCGCAACGACACGCCGGGCGACAGAGCCAGCGACGAGCCGGACAGCATCCGGCCCCTCCGCGAGCTGCAGTCCTGAGGCTCCTCCCCCTGGCCGGGAGCCATGGCGACGGGGGGCGGGGCCAAGTCCTCCTCGCTGGCCAGACATAGATGACTAGGTTTGGTCTCGATATCCACCTGGATCTCGAGGTTTGTGCACTCCCTAAAATATAGAGATAGCCACAAAGATAAACTGTCAGTAACCAAAGGAAGGTAGAGATGAAAGTTTTAATCAGTCTTACTAAAACAAGCTTTGTCCAAGAATTCTGAattctgaacattttttttccactttagAAATTTTAATTTAGCACTTGTGCCATTGTGTAAGAAACATTCACAGGTTaagaccaaaaacattttttaaagaattgatTTTAAGTGTTTGGCTGAGTAGGAGTTGTGTAGCAGGAGGTCAGTGAAGTAATGATCGTGGCGCTTACCTGTCGGGCAGAGTGTAGGAGGAGGTGATGGACCCCGCCATGCCCCGGGTGCTGGCACAGTCGCTGACCCCGCCCAGGCTACCCGTCTCCCTCTGAGCTCCCTCCTTACCCAGCTCCCCACCCCGGACCTCCAGCCTAGGAAAAGAGAAGGCTTattacacactgagagtcacgcCCAGAAGTGTGCCCTATACGCTGTCGCTACACGTTAGCACTTCAGGTTGACTAAGGGCTTATATTTGACATTTCATACATTGATACAGAAGGATTTTTCTGTAGCAAGTCTCATCATGCATACTGGTCAGGTGTGCCGCATGAATGGCCTCGGCAGCAGCTGAACCCATGAGAACCGGCACGTCctgttccccctcatcacacaaacactgctacGCACTCCTTTACTAGTTCCAGAGCACTCGCTGTGTGAACCCTCCGTTTTTCCCAGTATAAAAGCAGGAAGAACACAGAAAAGAGGCACTCGTGCGATCCGAGCAGTGACTCATCGGTCTAAATGGAACCCACGGTGACTCACGAAGTTCAGTCACATAGGCTCCTCGACGATTACAAGATTAAAAGAAAAGGTCAGAAATAAGATAATACCCTCTCATTTCAGTGCCAGCACTTTATAAATATCCACATATTAAATCAGGAGGGAAATATATGGAGGATTACACTATTGGAAAATGCAGGTATTATGTTCAAAGTTTGAATGTTCATACCATATGAATGGCACTGACATTCTATAGCACCTACTTCCCAACTACACGctccacctcccccacccccaatcgATTAATTGCCCTCTCCCTGTTATTATACCTGCTGTATTTGCCTGCCCTGGTGCCCAGAGCACCTCCAGCCAGGGTGTTGAAGCGGGGGGTGTCTCCCAGGCCCCCAGGGGCCACAGACAGGCCCTCGCTGGGGGTGGTGGTGCTGAGGCCGCTGGCTCCACCTTCCAGACTGCTCTCGCCCAGACTGGGTGACTTCAGCGCCCGCCAAGCGTCCGCcactgaggagggagagagagggcatcaGATCTCCTCACAGGGCAGCGTTCCACCTACTGCTCCTTATACATGTCTGTGTTTTCAGTTAAGTCATATAATTAAGCGTGAGCATCATACTCTGCAAGTGGGGATAGATTGGATACACTGTCTCAGTCACAGAATATTAAAAAGTTCATCAAATTCGGAAGCTGAAAGTGGATGAAAATGCCAACAGAATCATGAACCAAACCATTATGTGCATGTAGTGATGACGTGATTTGCTATTTTGCATTTGCAGTATTTGAAGGACAAATTCTTTTCACAAACAGAGCTTATTCAGAATGTACTTTTCCATTATATAAGCTAgcttcctccccttcctcccccttGATATGTCACATAGTTATTTTAATTTCCACCATTTTGCCTTTCAGACACCGATTAAATAGTTTTTACAGTCATAATTCTGAAATGAAGACTTAATTTGACAGCTGCTACTTCTGACATGAGATAAGGATTCTGTTTGAGTCAGAGTGACTTCAGTGTTTTGGCCAGTCAGGTCCAGTCTCACCTGTGATTGGCCCATCATCCTCATCAAAATCGATCCGGACACCCCGGCCCTTGCCACGGCTCACCCCACAGCCCCCGCCCCTGCAGAGGGAGATGGGCACCACCCCATACACGTAGGCCAGCATGATGGGCACCCCAATTCCTGTGAGGAGAAAGACATACAGTGTCAGGAAGGTGCAAGGCTTTCAGATGTTGAATTTAATACAGCAATGCCATGCATGCCAAAAGACCTGGGACAACTGtttcatgcattttaaatactttGAAATACTGTATTCACAAAGTATTTCTTgcaaattgttttaaaatagagtatttatatacatttttgcagttttagGTTTTAACTGTTTGACGTCCTCGGATATAATGTGTCATCCTACTAAGATAGCGTTGCAGGTAATTGTCCAAAAGAGATGTGCGGCTGTTACGTGTGAGTACGTAAGTGCTTTGTGTGGAACATGCATGAAGCAGCGAGTATGAGAAGGCTGTTTTCTGCAGTAAGGCGACAGTGGAGCGGCCCCAGCATCGTGCGGTGCGGTGTTCACCGCTGTCACTCACCCACGCTGACGGCCGCGATGACAGGGGCTGTGATGATTGACACGGCCACCCCCCCTGTGATGGCGAGGTTCCGTCGGTGACGAGAGGTCTTCTTTCCCTCGTAGTGTGAATGGATctgacgcacacatacagagtcTGACATTAGTACCACCAGCAACCATTTCCCCATTCATGGTTTCTGCTGCTGGATTCGTCACACCATTGGCTGTTAATGATGTCACATCGCCTGAATATAATGACTGAAAAGGCTTTATCAGATACAAACTTCCCTGGACTTTCCCTCAACAGTCGAGACTTAATTGCACAAACTAGCAGTACCACTATGTGGCCACAAGGTTGCACTGAAGAGCTGCTAACCGTGGCATGTGTAATGACATCTTCGTGAGGCCAAAATTCCCAAGAATTCTGCATGTTGTTGTTCAGCTAAATCTGTACTGATGTAATCTAATTATGAAGAGTGAAGCTTTGTACTGAGTGACATTGTGCTTTTAATCAGACTCTCAAAAGCAAGACgcagtgatctgctcaggtaaaAAAACATCTGATAGACATGATTCCATGATTCCtggttcctgttcctgttcacagacagacactgttTTGGCTGGGGCTGTACTGGGGGCTCCCTGTAGTCCATACCTTGCGGCCGACATAGACGGGGATCCCGATGACCATGGCGGGAATGGCGATACCGGCGATGAGGGTGATCCCCACGGGCGCCCCAATGAGAGTGCCCAGCTGCCACAGGATCTTCTTCTTCCTGCTCCAGGGCTTCTTCCCCCAGAACGTGCAGCCAGATGgactgagagagggaagagTAGAGACTCTACTTTATTTAACTGCtctgaaaacataaaaaccaGGGAGAAAAGACAAAAGGTCCCAACAAGCAGCTTTAACACACTTATTGTGACACTCCTGGTTAATTAGCACTGTCTGCTTATGTGTACAATCTCCTTAGCCAGTATTCAGTCATGTTAAAGTctgcagagggagacagagaggagaaaagagggaagaaagaaatacagaggtagagagaggagaaTGGAAAgagtaggggagagagagaatgagagagaagtgATAACAGAAACACAGCTCGAGAGACAGTGGGGAACgggatgggggagagagcaggactgATAATGGctgggagaagagagagattaatgGCCGCTGTCTGGGCCTGTTGCACAGAGGCCCGCGCGACATTTTATCTTACCGCCACAGCACAACAACAGCACAACAACACACGGCGGGAAGGCACAGGAGCCCCAGCACgttcccccacaccccaccgTACCACACCGCACCCCAGCGCAttcccccacaccccaccgTACCACACCGCACCCCAGCGCATTCCCCAGACCCCACCATACCACACCGCACCCCAGCACAttcccccacaccccaccgtaccacaccacaccccagCGCATTCCCCCACACCTTGCCgtaccacaccacaccccagCGCATTCCCCCACACTCCAGCGCATTCCCCCACACTCCACCgtaccacaccacaccccagCGCATTCCCCCACACTCCACCGTACCACACCGCACCCCAGCGCATTCCCCCACACTCCATCGTACCACACCGCACCCCAGTGCATTCCCCCACACCCCAGCGCATTCCCCCACACCTCACCgtaccacaccacaccccagCGCATTCCCCCACACCTTGCCGTACCACGCCACGCCCCACTGCACCACGCCACGCCCCGCCATACCACGCCATACCACGCCACACCCCGTCGTACCTGAGGTAGTGCAGGTCCGAGATCTCCTTCATGCACAGCCAGCAGAACTCACAGCCGCACACGGCGCAGGTCATGTGATTGCAGCTGCCGTCGTTCATCTTGATGATGTAAGCGCCACAGCGCGGGCAGGGCTTGATGTCATCGGCTAGAGAcgggagagagagtctgagtCAGGGCCGGCTCCACAGGTGGACCAGAGACAGAGGACACGGTTGGTTTACGCTGATGCATGGCCTAGTCTTCTAGAGTTTCAGCAGAAATGACAGATTGCCGGATGGATAAGGACGGGCGCATTGTGATGGTTCTGTAGCGCCATTGTTCTCTCACTATCTCAAGTTATGAAGATGAACATGAATTTGAATCTGATAAATGCCTCTTTGTGTGGAAGGAAAAAGAGAATGAGCGTGGGAGAGGGGGTCATGCATAGTTCTGTCTTTGTAAGGAAATTGTAAGTATGTACTGAAGGTTACGGCTTGGCAAGACAAAATTAAACTAAGCTACACATATTATTGAAAGCATTTATGTAGCTCCACGAAGGGTCATTTGAGTGAAGCATATATTTTGAGTAATAAGCAGTATTTGCAATAACTATGCTGTTCAGGTTCACTTCTGCTTATTGAATTATTCATAGATTCCAATTAAGACATCCAGTCTGTCCTGTTTTAGTTACTTGACTAGGTGTGACTTTTTCTGGAAGAGCTGGATGGGTAATCAGCACTGACCGGACTCAATGGGAGAATGagggacagacagtcagacagacaggcagacggaTGGCCAGGCTGTCCCAGGCTGTAGACTCACCAGGCCCCTGGTCCTGCGTGTAGCTGGGCGAGTGGCTGCTATGCATCCTCTGCTGGCGGGCTGAGTCGCAGGTCTGGTTGGGGTGCCACACCTGCTTGCAGTGGTAGCAGAATTCGGCTCCGCACCCCTCCCTGCGGCACACCAGTCTGGGGCAGCTGGCACAGCCAGAGGCAATGACCGCAAACCTGCCAATGGTTGCGGGAGAACGTTAGCAGTTAGCACGGAGCACAGCTTCAGTTATCAAACGCCCACTGAATTCAACACACAATGCTCCCTGTCTTTCTTACCACTCTCACTACTACATGCTCAAACACCGataaacaaattacacacacacacacccccatacacatacacagacatacagaggtCAAGACTGCTTTACATAATACAGAAAGTGTATTTATTCTGGATTCGAAGTGGATTCATAAATAAAATCGTTCATTGAAGCCTTAATGAAGCTGAATATTAGAATTTTCGAAATGAATAGATTTTACACACTCAAATCAGAAAAGACAAGACAATCCATCTGACGCAATAGTATCTACTGCATCACCACACATCCTGTTGAATTTGTTACATGAAACTACCTGATTTGCGTTATTTCACCTGGCATCAGATAGCGCTTTAATTTCCTCGTCATTCACAAGTTCCGACACATCGGCACAAGGAAACAGGTTTCCCTTGAAAAACTATCAGGGACAGTTTCAAACTGGTTTAATAAGGAAGCACTCAATCTCTTTGTTCAAACCAGATCCTCCCTGACAGCAAGGCTGGCGCTTCATTTTCAGAATAACGAACATTCAACATTAGAGAGCCCTTTGGCGAGCTGCATCTCCTCGTATGAAGAGGAGGGTGTGGGAGGCTGACTGGACCTCACCCACCATGTTGAGTTCAGCCTCTGACAGATCTATGTTGATATATGGCGACCTCAGTGTCAAC encodes the following:
- the rnf19b gene encoding E3 ubiquitin-protein ligase RNF19B, whose protein sequence is MGSEKDSESPHSSVGGVPNPKCRGPGKKRGRISFHSLFHGKRGSRGAKGGAGAPTAQLQLQQQQLLPPLVSAAAPPTPPAAPGAAPAEPLSSSRPSLAGPDLLECPLCLVRQPPEQLPELQGCSHRSCLCCLRQYLRIEITESRVQLSCPECAERLAPQQVALILDDAALVDKYEEFLLRRCLASDPDCRWCPAPDCGFAVIASGCASCPRLVCRREGCGAEFCYHCKQVWHPNQTCDSARQQRMHSSHSPSYTQDQGPADDIKPCPRCGAYIIKMNDGSCNHMTCAVCGCEFCWLCMKEISDLHYLSPSGCTFWGKKPWSRKKKILWQLGTLIGAPVGITLIAGIAIPAMVIGIPVYVGRKIHSHYEGKKTSRHRRNLAITGGVAVSIITAPVIAAVSVGIGVPIMLAYVYGVVPISLCRGGGCGVSRGKGRGVRIDFDEDDGPITVADAWRALKSPSLGESSLEGGASGLSTTTPSEGLSVAPGGLGDTPRFNTLAGGALGTRAGKYSRLEVRGGELGKEGAQRETGSLGGVSDCASTRGMAGSITSSYTLPDRECTNLEIQVDIETKPSHLCLASEEDLAPPPVAMAPGQGEEPQDCSSRRGRMLSGSSLALSPGVSLREGLRDVTLAQPESIRSDLEMSDTQSDDIAELTSDDCDSPHPKSCRPPPPPQPTCRASYPSDGLHCSDNMILYV
- the ndufs5 gene encoding NADH dehydrogenase [ubiquinone] iron-sulfur protein 5 isoform X2; the encoded protein is MPFIDLHSRFGLNLDRWLLAQSGKQPFKQAARCHAFEKEWIECSSGIGLARARQECKLEFDDFYECMHRQKTYKRLQEIQKQKEKLVKEASLTGTQHH
- the ndufs5 gene encoding NADH dehydrogenase [ubiquinone] iron-sulfur protein 5 isoform X1, with protein sequence MLNDSAAFHQLKCSSCCPESCSIIMPFIDLHSRFGLNLDRWLLAQSGKQPFKQAARCHAFEKEWIECSSGIGLARARQECKLEFDDFYECMHRQKTYKRLQEIQKQKEKLVKEASLTGTQHH